Proteins encoded together in one Stutzerimonas stutzeri window:
- a CDS encoding gamma carbonic anhydrase family protein, with amino-acid sequence MKYRLGESRVDAHPQSWVAPNATLVGKIRLDAGASVWFGAVLRGDNELIHIGENSNVQDGSVMHTDMGHPLTLGTGVTVGHNAMLHGCTVGDYSLIGINAVVLNGAKIGKHCIIGANTLIAEGKEIPDGSLVVGSPGKVVRELSEEQKKMLEASAAHYVHNAQRYARDLEPDE; translated from the coding sequence TCCGCAAAGCTGGGTGGCGCCCAATGCCACGCTGGTCGGCAAGATTCGTCTCGATGCTGGTGCCAGTGTGTGGTTCGGTGCGGTGCTGCGCGGCGACAACGAGCTGATTCATATCGGCGAGAACAGCAATGTGCAGGACGGTAGCGTGATGCACACCGATATGGGCCATCCGCTGACGCTGGGAACTGGCGTGACGGTGGGTCACAACGCCATGCTGCATGGCTGCACGGTGGGTGACTACAGCCTGATCGGCATCAATGCGGTGGTGCTCAACGGGGCGAAGATCGGCAAGCACTGCATCATCGGCGCCAATACGCTGATTGCCGAAGGCAAGGAAATTCCCGATGGCTCGCTGGTGGTGGGCTCGCCCGGCAAGGTGGTCCGCGAGTTGAGCGAGGAGCAGAAGAAAATGCTCGAGGCCAGCGCCGCTCACTACGTGCACAACGCCCAGCGCTACGCGCGTGATCTGGAGCCAGACGAGTGA